In Panicum virgatum strain AP13 chromosome 5K, P.virgatum_v5, whole genome shotgun sequence, the genomic window CCCGGCCCGATATATTGGACTCATCATAGGGGGGCCTTATAATAATATAATGGGCTGGGCTGAATACGTGCAGGCTGTTCAAGTACATCCAGGGCAAGAACGCGTACAACGAGACGATCGAGATGACGGCGCCGGTGCTGACGGAGGTGTCGCCCAGCGACGGGCCtttctgcgcctcctccttcGCGGTCAGCTTCTACGTGCCGGCCAAGAACCAGGCggacccgccgccggcggagggcCTGCGCGTGCGGCGCTGGGCCGGGGCCAGgtacgccgccgtgcgccggttCGGGGGCTTCGTGGCGGACGCGGACGTCGGCGAGCAGGCCGCGCGGCTCGACGCCAGCCTGCAGGGCACCAGgtgggccgccgccgtcaacgaGGGCCGCGGCGCGGGCCAGGCGGCCTCCTACGTCGTGGCGCAGTACAACTCGCCGTTCGAGTTCAGCGGCAGGGTCAACGAGATATGGATGCTCTTCGACGGCGCCAAGGTCGGCTCTCACGCCAACTAAAGCCTCTAGTTAGTGTAATCGGCGCTTGTCTATGTACTAGTAGTATCTAGTACAAGATACAAGTGTTCCTGCTCGATCGAATAAATCTGTCTTTTTTTCTTGATGAGAGAAACTGGTAGTGTAATGTATCTTGTCAGCAGATGAATAATGTGAGCTCTAAAAGATGCTCGAGTAAATACATTGCTTTGCCATTACTTGccggcagttttttttttgcatgaaaAAGCAAATGTACCCGTACTAGTTCCGTACTGTTTTGAAATGTTCGTATGTCAATTGACATATGAAGTGCACGTGACCCAAAATGATACTCTGACCAAAATAGTGCACTTCTGCATTGAAGCAATCCAGCCCATGGACTACTGAATGCAATGATTGGCCAAACAGGCCGCCCGAGCACGGcgaggcacggcggcgccgccgtgtcgTGCCGCGTAGTGCCACCGTGCCGGCGGACctgaggcggcggtggccggcggacgCAGGCGCGCACCAGCTGTGCGTGGAGGCAAGGTaggcgcgcaggcggcgggccggcgataggagcggcggcggcgcgtgaagGGGGTCGACGGGCGGCTGCTTGCTGGTCCTGGTCGATGGAGAATTGGAGAGAGAGGAAATGATTTAGGGTTAGCGATGGGGATTGGGGAGGCGGCGAGGCACCGCCGACCGGCCATCGCCGTGCCGCTGCCTTGAATGGGCCGTGCTCGTGCTCGGGCCGCGTACCGCGATCGCGGCCCAGGAACGACAATGGGCCTGGCACGGCCCAGGCACGGGCACGAACAGGTCCGGGCCGGACCGTTCTTGGGCCGTGCTTTTTCGACCCGTGCCAGTGCTGGCCCATCGGGCCAGGCCCATCTGGCCAGCTATAAATGATCCTACTGACGCGAGTCCCATGGTCAAAACCGCGCGGGGCATGTTCAAGATCTGACGGAACAAAAGGAATCGACTCGCACTTAAACTAACCGAAGCTCCAAATTTGAAAAATCTTAACCCCACTAGTACGATGCATGTGCTTAACGAAAATACGAGGTGGAAGCCTCGTCCCTGGTCAACCAAGCACGCTTCTTCTTGCTAGATCCAAGGAACACTCCAAAGTCCGCTctcgccgcgccgcacgccgcgcagcCACTCGCGTTGCGTCACCCACTGGCAACGCCCCCAACCAACAACCCTGCGCGATCACTCCGGCGGGCCGGGGATGGTGGGGTGGGTGCGCGTGCGGAGCCCGCCGGTGCTGGAGTCGAAGCTGCTGTGCGTCTCGCTGCTCTACCTCCTCACCACGCTCCCGCTCGCGCTCTACGTCTCCTTCTCCGACCCCGGCCGCCGGTGCTCCCGCCTCCTCctgccctccttcgcctcccctGCGAAGCCGGAGCTCTTCGAGTACCCGCCCGGGTACGGCGAGCGCAAGCACGCGCTGCCCGTCACGCGCGCGCTCTGCTCCAGCCCCGTCGCCTTCGCAGGTCTCCGCCGTCGTCCTGGACGAGCTAGCTGCACCCGCGGCGTGCCTTCCTTTTTCCGTTCGCGTGCCTCGTCACTTCGAATCGTAACGATCGGGGGGGTTTCCTCCCTGTGACCTTTTTTTCGCACGTCTGATCAAAGTGATTCTTCATTTCGGACGATTCTCTTTCATTATTTTGGTTTGGTGTTTGTACAGCAAATTAAATTTTGgtcattttttttaca contains:
- the LOC120705617 gene encoding heme-binding protein 2-like is translated as MARRRSSRLLLAAAALLAVVAAAEAAVPPTCERIECPAYEVMDSANGFEIRRYTDAVWVSAAPIEDISFVAATRTGFLQLFKYIQGKNAYNETIEMTAPVLTEVSPSDGPFCASSFAVSFYVPAKNQADPPPAEGLRVRRWAGARYAAVRRFGGFVADADVGEQAARLDASLQGTRWAAAVNEGRGAGQAASYVVAQYNSPFEFSGRVNEIWMLFDGAKVGSHAN